From Phaeodactylum tricornutum CCAP 1055/1 chromosome 11, complete sequence, one genomic window encodes:
- a CDS encoding predicted protein produces the protein MPNSYTIYTLSLEGGCYYVGSTSRTMSERFQEHQAGTGSSWTRLHPPIKIRKSYRYHGPSPGLEEDREVYELMKDVGIDKVRGGQFVQLIFTEETKRSLQRTLRHSVGACMRCGRQGHVILACRAVTDLYGTVIPRPSETNRSTHKSEVRSTVTQKPRARTVNSKTCARCGRSSHDENRCYATTHSSGRVLESEENEMEPMPRRAVAQKPRARKVDSKTCARCGRSTHDESRCYATTHSSGRVLESEEDEMEPMPRRAVAQKPRARTVNSKTCARCGRSTHDESRCYATTHSSGRVLESEEDESDDEDFFCSRCGRSGHDAEECYARSDANGRRLW, from the coding sequence ATGCCGAACAGCTACACCATCTACACGTTGAGTTTGGAGGGAGGATGCTACTACGTGGGGAGTACTTCGCGTACAATGTCCGAACGATTCCAGGAACACCAGGCCGGGACAGGTTCTAGCTGGACACGACTGCACCCTCCCATTAAGATACGGAAATCGTACCGGTACCACGGACCAAGTCCCGGATTGGAAGAAGACCGGGAAGTATACGAGCTCATGAAAGACGTGGGCATTGACAAGGTACGCGGCGGACAGTTTGTGCAATTGATCTTCACGGAAGAAACAAAACGTTCTCTACAGCGGACTCTCCGTCATTCCGTTGGTGCTTGTATGCGATGCGGTCGACAAGGGCACGTCATCTTGGCTTGTCGTGCGGTGACCGATCTTTACGGTACGGTCATACCACGCCCAAGCGAGACTAACCGCTCCACCCACAAGTCGGAGGTCCGGTCAACGGTCACTCAGAAACCAAGGGCGCGTACGGTGAATTCCAAAACGTGTGCACGCTGTGGACGGTCTAGCCACGACGAAAATCGGTGTTACGCCACGACACATAGCAGCGGCCGAGTGCTGGAGTCAGAAGAAAACGAGATGGAGCCGATGCCCCGGCGAGCGGTCGCTCAAAAGCCGAGGGCGCGCAAGGtggattccaaaacgtgTGCACGCTGTGGACGGTCTACCCACGACGAAAGTCGATGTTACGCCACGACACATAGCAGCGGTCGAGTGCTGGAGtcagaagaagacgagaTGGAGCCGATGCCCCGGCGAGCGGTCGCTCAAAAGCCGAGGGCGCGTACGGTGAATTCCAAAACGTGTGCACGCTGTGGACGATCTACCCACGACGAAAGTCGATGTTACGCCACGACACATAGCAGCGGTCGAGTGCTGgagtcggaagaagacgaaagtgacgacgaagatttcttTTGCAGTCGATGCGGCCGCAGTGGTCATGATGCGGAGGAATGCTACGCGAGAAGCGACGCGAATGGCCGAAGATTATGGTAG